In Zea mays cultivar B73 chromosome 7, Zm-B73-REFERENCE-NAM-5.0, whole genome shotgun sequence, the following proteins share a genomic window:
- the LOC103631881 gene encoding uncharacterized protein gives MVYSKDMATGEGAEDMTDAVQNLEEELVRVNANDEEDGEDMTSVETPRRSVDSTSSSSKKRKKEWKGKKTSSSDPLLDVFNEVSGDLKVATMSIGKMAQAMDREASNQEKARDEDPQQKLREKAINEVRRLEFTGSEVIKAAGVFVRMPDQMGMLFALPEPLRREYIVDMLRDEEARRERERGQSEGDGLDVE, from the exons ATGGTATATTCCAAGGACATGGCCACAGGTGAAGGTGCGGAAGACATGACAGATGCTGTTCAAAACTTGGAAGAAGAGTTAGTTCGTGTAAATGCTAATGATGAAGAGGATGGAGAGGATATGACATCTGTAGAGACACCAAGGCGTTCTGTTGACTCAACATCATCTAGCTCCAAGAAGCGGAAGAAAGAGTGGAAAGGAAAAAAGACTTCATCAAGTGACCCGCTTCTTGATGTGTTCAATGAAGTGAGTGGTGATCTCAAGGTTGCCACCATGTCAATTGGAAAAATGGCGCAAGCTATGGATCGTGAGGCATCCAACCAAGAGAAGGCAAGAGATGAGGATCCACAACAAAAGCTAAGAGAGAAGGCGATCAATGAGGTCCGGAGACTTGAATTTACTGGCTCAGAAGTTATCAAAGCAGCTGGTGTGTTTGTTAGGATGCCAGATCAAATGGGGATGTTGTTTGCACTTCCAGAACCACTGAGGAGGGAATACATTGTCGACATGCTACGTG ATGAAGAagcaaggagagagagagagagaggtcaaAGTGAAGGTGATGGTCTAGATGTTGAATGA
- the LOC100273193 gene encoding 4-coumarate--CoA ligase-like 5, whose product MSVGAVASPADPSLPAAEVSRLLALSDPRVAFAVAGTRGKLPPGLPTVLLDSPTFLSFLHEPEDAAVVRQSDPVVVRQSDPAAVLYSSGTTGRAKAVVLTHGNLMASNVTRAPAAGETLMLAVPLFHVYGFTFCLRAASAAHTLVLPAARRRFDAAAVLGAVERFEVTRLALAPPALLAIVRAAEEDAAAPARAASLQAVRCGGAPVAADLIARFSRVFPGVSLAQGYGLTETTAGFCRAVGEEESARVGSVGRLSWGAQVKVVDPETGAALPPGVAGELWVRGPFVMKGYLGDDDSTSEILDSQGWLRTGDLCYIDQDGFVFIVDRLKELIKYKGYQVPPAELENLLQTHPDIDEAAVVPYRSDEDGGELPVAFIVRRPGSHHLQESHIKDFVAKQVAHYKRIHHVFLVDSIPKNASGKILRRDLAKLASRRISSKL is encoded by the exons ATGTCCGTGGGCGCCGTCGCGTCCCCGGCCGACCCGTCCCTACCCGCCGCCGAGGTCTCCCGCCTGCTCGCGCTCTCCGACCCGCGCGTCGCCTTCGCCGTCGCGGGCACCAGGGGCAAGCTCCCTCCCGGGCTCCCCACCGTGCTGCTCGACTCGCCGACGTTCCTCTCGTTCCTGCACGAGCCCGAGGACGCGGCGGTGGTCCGGCAGTCGGACCCGGTGGTGGTCCGGCAGTCGGACCCGGCGGCGGTGCTGTACTCGTCCGGGACCACGGGGCGCGCCAAGGCGGTCGTGCTGACCCACGGCAACCTCATGGCCAGCAACGTGACGCGGGCGCCCGCGGCCGGGGAGACCCTCATGCTCGCCGTGCCCCTCTTCCACGTGTACGGCTTCACCTTCTGCCTGAGGGCGGCGTCGGCGGCGCACACGCTGGTGCTGCCCGCGGCCAGGAGGAGGTTCGACGCCGCGGCGGTCCTGGGCGCGGTGGAGAGGTTCGAAGTGACGCGCCTGGCGCTGGCGCCACCCGCGCTGCTCGCCATCGTGCGCGCCGCCGAGGAGGACGCGGCGGCGCCTGCCCGCGCAGCCTCGCTGCAGGCTGTGAGGTGCGGCGGCGCCCCCGTCGCGGCTGACCTCATCGCGCGCTTCTCGCGCGTGTTCCCCGGCGTAAGCCTCGCGCAG GGGTACGGCCTCACGGAGACTACAGCCGGATTCTGCCGCGCCGTCGGGGAGGAGGAAAGCGCGCGAGTGGGATCCGTGGGGCGTCTCTCATGGGGCGCCCAGGTGAAGGTCGTTGATCCGGAGACGGGGGCAGCCCTGCCTCCTGGCGTGGCAGGGGAGCTTTGGGTCCGAGGCCCTTTCGTGATGAAAG GTTACCTTGGCGACGACGATTCCACGTCTGAGATCTTGGACAGCCAAGGATGGCTGAGGACAGGAGATCTCTGCTACATCGACCAGGATGGATTCGTCTTCATCGTAGACCGTCTCAAGGAGTTGATCAAGTACAAAGGCTACCAG GTGCCTCCTGCAGAGCTCGAAAACCTGCTGCAGACACACCCTGACATTGATGAAGCCGCAGTTGTCCC ATACCGTAGTGACGAGGATGGTGGGGAGTTGCCGGTAGCGTTCATCGTCAGACGCCCAGGAAGCCACCACTTGCAGGAATCACACATCAAAGACTTCGTCGCCAAACAG GTCGCGCACTACAAGCGGATCCACCATGTTTTCCTTGTGGATTCGATACCGAAGAACGCGTCGGGCAAGATTTTACGCAGGGACCTGGCCAAGCTAGCGTCGCGGCGCATTAGCTCCAAGCTATAG